From Lolium perenne isolate Kyuss_39 chromosome 5, Kyuss_2.0, whole genome shotgun sequence, a single genomic window includes:
- the LOC127303153 gene encoding L-type lectin-domain containing receptor kinase IX.1-like: MTNTTKLRPTKVVTLFRGEHVEDELEQGAGTPRRFSYDELAAATGNFSDDKALGRGGFGSVYQGFLSGMNREVAIKRVSETSRRGWKEFVAEVSIISRLRHRNLVQLIGWCHGGNELLLVYELMHNGSLDTHLYRPDFVLAWIYMFFLRTV, translated from the exons ATGacgaacacaaccaaattacggcCTACAAAGGTTGTGACACTCTTCCGCGGAGAACACGTGGAGGACGAGCTAGAGCAAGGAGCTGGCACCCCCCGGCGGTTTTCCTACGATGAGCTCGCCGCTGCAACTGGCAACTTCTCTGACGACAAGGCGCTCGGGAGAGGAGGTTTCGGATCCGTGTACCAAGGATTCCTGAGCGGCATGAACCGAGAAGTGGCCATCAAGCGGGTGTCCGAGACCTCTCGACGGGGATGGAAGGAGTTCGTCGCCGAGGTGAGCATCATTAGCCGGCTCAGGCACCGGAACCTCGTGCAGCTCATCGGCTGGTGCCATGGTGGCAACGAGCTCCTCCTAGTCTACGAACTGATGCACAATGGCAGCCTTGACACTCATCTGTACAGACCGGACTTTGTGCTGGCATGGATTTACATGTTTTTCTTACGGACA GTATGA